One window from the genome of Populus alba chromosome 15, ASM523922v2, whole genome shotgun sequence encodes:
- the LOC118037337 gene encoding transcription factor BIM1 isoform X1: MELPQQRPFGTEGRKPTHDFLSLYSHSSTVQQDPRPPSQGGFLQTHDFLQPLEQVSKATAREETNVEILTIEKPPPPAPPPSVEHILPGGIGTYSISHVSYFNQRVPKPENTIFSVAQASSTDKNDENSNCSSYSASGFTLWEESALKKGKTGKENVGERSNIIREAAAKTGQWTTSERPSQSSSSNHRNSFSSLSSSQPPGLKCTQSFIEMIKSAKGSTLDDDLDDEETFLLKKETPSPIHKGELRVKVDGKSNDQKPNTPRSKHSATEQRRRSKINDRFQMLRALIPHGDQKRDKASFLLEVIEHVQFLQEKVQKYEGSYQGWNHEHAKLGPWRNNSRPVESSADQSRGVNSGVGPALLFAANLDAKNITISPSINPGGARNAVESNVSSGSTFNAMDHHPNLGITNKAMPFPISLQPNLFHPGRIAGAAAQFPPRLAFDGENTATQPQPQPQPCHAISCTSDGAVASDKLKQQNLAVEGGTISISSAYSQGLLNTLTQALQSSGVDLSQASISVQIELGKKGNSRQTAPASIVKDNNVPPSNQGTIRSRVSSGEESDQALKKLKTSKG, from the exons ATGGAGCTCCCTCAACAACGTCCTTTCGGAACTGAAG GAAGGAAACCAACACACGACTTTCTTTCACTGTACAGTCATTCTTCAACTGTGCAACAAGATCCAAGACCACCTTCTCAAG GTGGCTTCCTCCAGACACATGATTTTCTACAACCACTAGAACAAGTAAGCAAAGCCACCGCCAGAGAAGAAACCAACGTTGAGATCTTGACAATTGAGAAGCCACCGCCTCCGGCACCACCACCCTCGGTGGAGCACATCCTCCCTGGAGGCATCGGGACGTACAGTATAAGCCACGTATCGTATTTCAACCAACGAGTTCCAAAGCCAGAAAACACAATATTCTCAGTAGCTCAAGCTAGCAGTACCGATAAAAATGATGAGAATTCCAACTGCAGTTCTTATTCAGCTAGTGGATTCACACTTTGGGAAGAATCCGCATTGAAAAAGGGAAAGACAGGGAAGGAGAATGTGGGAGAAAGATCCAATATTATCAGAG AAGCGGCAGCGAAGACGGGTCAGTGGACGACGTCAGAGAGGCCGTCACAGTCTTCATCGAGCAACCATCGCAATAGTTTCAGCTCTCTTTCTTCCTCACA GCCACCAGGGCTGAAATGTACCCAGAGCTTCATAGAAATGATAAAGTCAGCCAAAGGTAGTACCTTGGACGATGATTTAGACGATGAAGAAACGTTCCTCCTTAAGAAAGAAACCCCTTCTCCAATCCAtaaag GGGAATTAAGGGTAAAGGTGGACGGAAAGAGCAATGACCAAAAACCTAACACGCCTCGGTCAAAGCATTCTGCAACAGAGCAACGTAGGAGGAGCAAGATAAATGACAG ATTTCAGATGTTGAGAGCGCTCATTCCTCATGGCGATCAAAAGAGAGACAAGGCATCTTTTCTTTTAGAG GTCATCGAGCACGTTCAGTTTCTACAGGAGAAAGTACAGAAATATGAAGGATCATACCAAGGATGGAACCACGAACATGCAAAACTGGGGCCATGG AGAAACAATAGTAGGCCCGTGGAAAGTTCTGCTGATCAGTCTCGAGGCGTGAATAGTGGTGTTGGTCCTGCATTATTGTTTGCCGCGAATTTAGATGCGAAAAACATAACCATTTCTCCTTCCATTAATCCTGGAGGAGCACGGAATGCAGTCGAATCTAATGTGAGCTCTGGTAGTACCTTCAATGCAATGGATCACCATCCGAACCTCGGAATAACAAATAAAGCAATGCCATTTCCTATCTCGCTGCAGCCGAACCTCTTCCATCCTGGCAGGATCGCAGGTGCAGCAGCACAGTTTCCACCCCGACTGGCATTTGATGGGGAGAACACGGCAACTCAACCTCAACCTCAACCTCAACCGTGCCATGCAATATCATGTACCTCTGACGGGGCTGTTGCTAGTGATAAGCTGAAACAACAGAATCTGGCTGTTGAAGGTGGTACAATCAGCATCTCTAGCGCGTACTCTCAAGG GTTGCTAAATACTCTGACGCAAGCTTTACAGAGTTCTGGAGTAGACTTGTCTCAGGCCAGCATCTCAGTGCAGATAGAGCTCGGGAAAAAAGGGAATAGCAGACAAACTGCGCCAGCATCCATTGTTAAG GATAATAACGTCCCCCCTAGCAATCAAGGCACAATACGTTCAAGAGTTTCTAGCGGTGAAGAATCTGATCAAGCCCTAAAGAAGCTCAAGACAAGTAAAGGATAG
- the LOC118037337 gene encoding transcription factor BIM1 isoform X2, whose protein sequence is MFLTGRKPTHDFLSLYSHSSTVQQDPRPPSQGGFLQTHDFLQPLEQVSKATAREETNVEILTIEKPPPPAPPPSVEHILPGGIGTYSISHVSYFNQRVPKPENTIFSVAQASSTDKNDENSNCSSYSASGFTLWEESALKKGKTGKENVGERSNIIREAAAKTGQWTTSERPSQSSSSNHRNSFSSLSSSQPPGLKCTQSFIEMIKSAKGSTLDDDLDDEETFLLKKETPSPIHKGELRVKVDGKSNDQKPNTPRSKHSATEQRRRSKINDRFQMLRALIPHGDQKRDKASFLLEVIEHVQFLQEKVQKYEGSYQGWNHEHAKLGPWRNNSRPVESSADQSRGVNSGVGPALLFAANLDAKNITISPSINPGGARNAVESNVSSGSTFNAMDHHPNLGITNKAMPFPISLQPNLFHPGRIAGAAAQFPPRLAFDGENTATQPQPQPQPCHAISCTSDGAVASDKLKQQNLAVEGGTISISSAYSQGLLNTLTQALQSSGVDLSQASISVQIELGKKGNSRQTAPASIVKDNNVPPSNQGTIRSRVSSGEESDQALKKLKTSKG, encoded by the exons ATGTTCTTAACAGGAAGGAAACCAACACACGACTTTCTTTCACTGTACAGTCATTCTTCAACTGTGCAACAAGATCCAAGACCACCTTCTCAAG GTGGCTTCCTCCAGACACATGATTTTCTACAACCACTAGAACAAGTAAGCAAAGCCACCGCCAGAGAAGAAACCAACGTTGAGATCTTGACAATTGAGAAGCCACCGCCTCCGGCACCACCACCCTCGGTGGAGCACATCCTCCCTGGAGGCATCGGGACGTACAGTATAAGCCACGTATCGTATTTCAACCAACGAGTTCCAAAGCCAGAAAACACAATATTCTCAGTAGCTCAAGCTAGCAGTACCGATAAAAATGATGAGAATTCCAACTGCAGTTCTTATTCAGCTAGTGGATTCACACTTTGGGAAGAATCCGCATTGAAAAAGGGAAAGACAGGGAAGGAGAATGTGGGAGAAAGATCCAATATTATCAGAG AAGCGGCAGCGAAGACGGGTCAGTGGACGACGTCAGAGAGGCCGTCACAGTCTTCATCGAGCAACCATCGCAATAGTTTCAGCTCTCTTTCTTCCTCACA GCCACCAGGGCTGAAATGTACCCAGAGCTTCATAGAAATGATAAAGTCAGCCAAAGGTAGTACCTTGGACGATGATTTAGACGATGAAGAAACGTTCCTCCTTAAGAAAGAAACCCCTTCTCCAATCCAtaaag GGGAATTAAGGGTAAAGGTGGACGGAAAGAGCAATGACCAAAAACCTAACACGCCTCGGTCAAAGCATTCTGCAACAGAGCAACGTAGGAGGAGCAAGATAAATGACAG ATTTCAGATGTTGAGAGCGCTCATTCCTCATGGCGATCAAAAGAGAGACAAGGCATCTTTTCTTTTAGAG GTCATCGAGCACGTTCAGTTTCTACAGGAGAAAGTACAGAAATATGAAGGATCATACCAAGGATGGAACCACGAACATGCAAAACTGGGGCCATGG AGAAACAATAGTAGGCCCGTGGAAAGTTCTGCTGATCAGTCTCGAGGCGTGAATAGTGGTGTTGGTCCTGCATTATTGTTTGCCGCGAATTTAGATGCGAAAAACATAACCATTTCTCCTTCCATTAATCCTGGAGGAGCACGGAATGCAGTCGAATCTAATGTGAGCTCTGGTAGTACCTTCAATGCAATGGATCACCATCCGAACCTCGGAATAACAAATAAAGCAATGCCATTTCCTATCTCGCTGCAGCCGAACCTCTTCCATCCTGGCAGGATCGCAGGTGCAGCAGCACAGTTTCCACCCCGACTGGCATTTGATGGGGAGAACACGGCAACTCAACCTCAACCTCAACCTCAACCGTGCCATGCAATATCATGTACCTCTGACGGGGCTGTTGCTAGTGATAAGCTGAAACAACAGAATCTGGCTGTTGAAGGTGGTACAATCAGCATCTCTAGCGCGTACTCTCAAGG GTTGCTAAATACTCTGACGCAAGCTTTACAGAGTTCTGGAGTAGACTTGTCTCAGGCCAGCATCTCAGTGCAGATAGAGCTCGGGAAAAAAGGGAATAGCAGACAAACTGCGCCAGCATCCATTGTTAAG GATAATAACGTCCCCCCTAGCAATCAAGGCACAATACGTTCAAGAGTTTCTAGCGGTGAAGAATCTGATCAAGCCCTAAAGAAGCTCAAGACAAGTAAAGGATAG